The sequence gacaaaaattgcAAGCTAACAAAATGACCATGTATTGAACTGAGTCTCCCATTCTTTAGTTTTTAACTCTATTTCCTTTATATGGGGTAATAATCAGTTCATGTAGAAAATAAGTTATCGACatacttttttaaataacagcctGGGTATCTTCAGCTTCACGAAACGGGTGTAACAGTTTTAATCGGCACGCTTGAGAGAACCTAGCATTCAATCTGAGAGCTTGGCACTCGCCTCATGTTCAGGGCGTGACGATGTATCTCTTGCATCTGTCTGATGCGGTCCTTCTGCCACATCAGGTTTTGAGGCATAGGGTATCTCTGTGTGCCATGCAAGTACCGGTATGGGATCCTCACGTGACAAGCAGTGGCTCTACAACGAGGTTGTGGCATAGGAGGAAGAAGCATCCACCTCTTCCTCTCCGCACAATATCGGTAGGCTTCTTTCCGATACTGTTTATCAATATCATCACTGTTTTTCCAGCCTCCTATAATGAAGACATCATCTTTGTAATAGCAAATGGCTGCTCCTTCGATGCTTAGGACTTCTGGAGGCAAGCTTTCAAGGATCTCATCAGACACTTGGCTGGCAATTTTTCTTACTGCCTCTTCGTTTTCTAAACAATAACTCTTGGGACAACATGATGCTGTCTGATAAAAGTTTGAATTGACCACAGACATTTGGAAAAAGCAGTAATTGTCAATAAGCGGCAAAGATTCCACATCTTGCCACTGTCGAGTCTCTGTATCATAGCAAGTAATTacagcctttaatccatcttcagtgtCCCGGTCTACAGGAGTGCGGGCGGCAATGTATACAAACCGGTCTTCAATGGCTAGTGCTTTGACATCTCGAAGAATCTTTGGTGCCGATTCCAAGTTGTGCCATTTATCAAGCTCAGGATTATAAACAGTCACATCTTTAAAACCAGGACTAAAGTTGCCATGTCCTCCAATGCTATAGAGCTTCCCTTTGACTTCTGTTAGTCCAAAAGAATGCTTTCTTGTCATCAGACTACAAACATGTTCCCATGTATTCAAATTTGGGTTATACCTTTCTACAGTTTTAGCAAACCCTGGCTCCATTGATCCAGCAACATACACGTAGGATTCTGTTACTGCAACAGCATGTCCATCGAGGTGATTATGAATATGTGGCAGATTTACCCATCTGTCCTCATCAACAAAGTATCCCACACATTCACTTAAATAGTCCCCTCCTTCTGACACACCTCCAATAACCATGATCACATCCATGTTTTGCCCATAACGAGGCAATAGTGACACATGAGAAGTGGGGTGCTGGCATGTGCCAGATTGTATATTCTCAGCTCTCAGAGCATGTCTCTCCACTGCGTCAGCGACCAACTTGACACAAACTTCATTATTGGCTACCAGCCTCTCTGGTTTGACATGTCGAGTAAGGTAGGTAGGTTTCATCTGGGACAACCTGAGCAATTTAAAAAGTTCTTCaaagtatctctctctctcttcagcaTTTCTCTGAACCCATTTCAAAACGGTTTCAAAGAGAACCTCTTCAGAATCAACTGTAATTTCCAAATCTGAAAGCCAGTCTCTAATGAGATGGAAAGGTAACGTATAAAATTCTTCATCCTGAATCACTTTGTGGAAATTTCTCCGTATCATATCAGCAGCCTTCAGAGCAAGTTGGCTCAGGGTGTACATGTGTGCTAAGCTATGAATTGCCACACAATTTGAGAGATGAAGTTTTTTCTTGAGAAATTCTCCACAAAATTCTTTTAAACGAATGAGTAGGAAcctaaaatcaagaaaaagagaaaagattaatttttcaaatgtgcatattttatgtggttacttttttcttttttttgagacagggtctcactctgccacccaggttggagtgcagtggcgtgatctcggctcactgcaacctctacctcctgggttccagcgattctcctgcctcagcttcctgagtagttggggcataccaccatgtccagctaatttttgtatttttagtagagacagggtttcaccatattggccaggctggtctcaaactcctgacctcaaagtgatccgcccgccttggcctcccaaagtgctgggattacaggcgtgagctgccgtgcccggcctacatttttttttttttttgagacagagtctcactttatcggccaggctggtgtgcagtggcacaatcttggctcatggcaacctccgtctcccaggctcatgcaattctcctgcctcagcctcccaagtagctgggattacaggcgtgtgccaccacacccagctaatttttgtacttttagtagagacagacagggttcaccatattggccaagctggtctcgaactcttgacttcaaagttatccgcctccctcggcctcccgaagtgctgggattacaggtgtgagctgccatgcccggcctacaccatcccccccccaaaaaaaaactccaaaaaaacagagtctcactttatcggccaggctggtgtgcagtggcacaatcttggctcacggcgaCACCCTtctcccaggctcatgcaattctccttcctcagcctcccaagtagctgggattacaggcgtgtgccaccacacccagctaatttttgtatttttagtagagatggggtttcaccatgttggccaggctggtctcgaactcctgacctcaagcatccacccacctcagcctctcaaagtgctgagattacaggcgtgggccactgtgcctggccatggcctacatttaaaaaaattattatttttttgtagagatggggtctcactatattgtctacactggtcttgaactccttgctttaagcaatcctcctgcctctgcttcccaaagtgtttgggattacaggtgtgagccaccacacccagcctatggtCACATTTCGAGAGCATCTAAATTATACATATGGAAATAGTTAGATTAATCTCACTTTACACACAAAATctgaaaacaacagcaacaacaacaacaacaacaaaaaacaccaccaaattagaaaatattgtgCTGGCAAAGTATGTTTAAAAGCACATATacgctgggcatgggggctcacacctataatcccagcactttgggaagctgagggtcgcttgagccaggagttcaagaccagcctgggaaacatggcaaaaccaagtctctttaaaaaaaaggcacatggctgggcgcagtggctcacacctgtaatcccagcactttgggaggctgaggcaggcagatcacttgaagtcaggagtttgagaccaggctggccaacaacatggtgaaaccttgtctctaataaaaatacaaaaattagctgggcatggtggtgggcacctgtaatcccagctactcgggaggctgaggcaggagaatcacttgaatctgggaggcagaggttatagggagctgagattgcgccactgcactccaggttgggtgacagagcgagattctgtctcaaaaaaataaaaataaaaagcacatataGAGCTGGGCAGGgagatgcatgcctgtagtctcaactactcagggggCTTAGGCAAGAGGattggctgaggtcaggagttcaaggctgcagtaagctataatcgtgcctgtgaatagccactgcactccagcctgggcaacatagcaagactgtctctttaaaaaaaagcgtatacaggccgggcgcagtggctcacgcctgtaatcccagcactttgggaggccaaggcgggtggaccatgaggtcaggagttcgaaagcagcctggccaacatggtgaaaccttgtctctactaaaaatacaaaaaaattagctgggcatggtggcgggcacctgtaatcccagctactccagaggctgaggcaggagaatggcttgaacccaggaggcagtggttgcagtgagccaggatcgcaccactgtactccagcctaggcaacacagcaagactctgtctcaagaaaaaaaaaaaagcatatataaaaatcttatttatatataaaatataaagtattatttatattaGTTTATATAATTACCTATCATATAtgtgaaatacatacatatatacacacatatacatatataaaaacacaaaatagagtttttattttaagagacagggttttgctatgctgcagtggctgttcacaggtgcGATCACAGTGCGctacagccccaaactcctgggctcaagcaatccttctgcctcagcttccagagtagcagggactacaggcacatgctactgtGTCTGGCTGgaggtttttcttctcttttgtttagagacggtgtttcactcttgctgcccaagctggagtacactggcgcgatctctgctcactgcaacctctgcctcctgggttcaagcgattctcctgcctcagcctcccgagtagctgggattacaggcgcgcgccaccacatctggctaatttgttgtatttttagtagaaatagggtttcactatgttagccaggctggtctcaaactcctgacctcaggtgacccacttgcctcgccctcccaaagtgctggggttacaggcgtgagccaccacgcccggccacacactttattttcactttaatttGTCCTTGGCAAAGGCAAATCCCTATCCAAACTTGTCTTTGCCATCCTTTCCTAATTCCTTGCTAGTcaccagcctctttttttttttttttttttttttgagacagatcagATTCTcaccgttacccaggctggagtgcagtggtgcaatcatggctcactgcagcctcgacctctagggctcaagtgattcccccaccttaacttcccaagttgctgggactacaggaacatgccaccaaacccagatatatatatatatattttttgttgttgttgttgttgttgttgttgttgtttttctccccgagatggagtttcgctcttattgcccaggctggagtgcaatggcacaatcttggctcactgcaacctccgcctcccgggttcaagcgattctcctgcctcagcctcccgagcagctaggattataggcacctgccaccacacccagctaaatttttgtatttttagtagagacagggtttcatcatgttggccaggctgggctcgaactcttcacctcaggtgatccacccacctcggcc comes from Homo sapiens chromosome 17, GRCh38.p14 Primary Assembly and encodes:
- the KLHL11 gene encoding kelch-like protein 11 precursor, with the translated sequence MAAAAVAAAAAAAAAASLQVLEMESMETAAAGSAGLAAEVRGSGTVDFGPGPGISAMEASGGDPGPEAEDFECSSHCSELSWRQNEQRRQGLFCDITLCFGGAGGREFRAHRSVLAAATEYFTPLLSGQFSESRSGRVEMRKWSSEPGPEPDTVEAVIEYMYTGRIRVSTGSVHEVLELADRFLLIRLKEFCGEFLKKKLHLSNCVAIHSLAHMYTLSQLALKAADMIRRNFHKVIQDEEFYTLPFHLIRDWLSDLEITVDSEEVLFETVLKWVQRNAEERERYFEELFKLLRLSQMKPTYLTRHVKPERLVANNEVCVKLVADAVERHALRAENIQSGTCQHPTSHVSLLPRYGQNMDVIMVIGGVSEGGDYLSECVGYFVDEDRWVNLPHIHNHLDGHAVAVTESYVYVAGSMEPGFAKTVERYNPNLNTWEHVCSLMTRKHSFGLTEVKGKLYSIGGHGNFSPGFKDVTVYNPELDKWHNLESAPKILRDVKALAIEDRFVYIAARTPVDRDTEDGLKAVITCYDTETRQWQDVESLPLIDNYCFFQMSVVNSNFYQTASCCPKSYCLENEEAVRKIASQVSDEILESLPPEVLSIEGAAICYYKDDVFIIGGWKNSDDIDKQYRKEAYRYCAERKRWMLLPPMPQPRCRATACHVRIPYRYLHGTQRYPMPQNLMWQKDRIRQMQEIHRHALNMRRVPSSQIEC